A single genomic interval of Fructobacillus americanaquae harbors:
- a CDS encoding segregation and condensation protein A, which translates to MISGESIIQNPSLTIKITDFEGPLDLLLHLIRKHEMDIFQLPIAEVTKQYLSFIHEQQAMQLDVAAEYLVMAAKLIHLKSIDLLPKPPIEDDVEDNFEELDPKEELIARLLVYQRFQQATGFFDQRQETDMHSFVRPAIEDQQAKVEQPVTLAPGLTMIDLQLAFDSVIARQRDLAPKVRQVESDSYTIGDGIVSIRQKLQALPTEESLPFTALFEDVFAPDRLVMTFLGLLEITKAGEVTLWQAALTDEILIKAVDHGSED; encoded by the coding sequence TTGATAAGTGGAGAAAGCATTATTCAAAACCCAAGTCTCACAATTAAGATTACTGACTTCGAGGGCCCGCTCGATTTGCTTTTGCATTTGATTAGAAAGCACGAGATGGACATTTTTCAATTGCCGATTGCTGAAGTGACGAAACAATATTTGAGTTTCATCCATGAGCAACAGGCGATGCAGTTGGATGTGGCGGCTGAGTACTTAGTGATGGCTGCCAAGTTAATTCATCTTAAGTCGATTGATTTGTTACCAAAACCACCGATTGAAGATGATGTGGAAGATAACTTTGAAGAACTTGATCCAAAAGAAGAGCTGATTGCTCGCCTGTTGGTTTACCAACGTTTTCAACAGGCAACCGGCTTCTTTGATCAACGGCAAGAGACTGACATGCATTCCTTTGTTCGTCCGGCAATTGAAGATCAACAGGCGAAAGTGGAGCAGCCGGTAACGCTTGCTCCCGGTCTGACAATGATTGATTTGCAGTTGGCTTTTGATAGCGTGATTGCTCGGCAACGCGACTTGGCCCCAAAGGTGCGCCAAGTGGAATCAGATTCGTATACGATTGGGGATGGGATTGTTTCCATTCGCCAAAAATTACAAGCCCTACCAACAGAAGAATCTTTGCCTTTTACAGCCCTTTTTGAAGATGTTTTTGCCCCTGACCGGTTAGTGATGACCTTTTTGGGATTGCTTGAAATCACTAAGGCTGGCGAAGTGACGCTTTGGCAGGCAGCCTTAACAGATGAAATTTTAATTAAAGCGGTGGACCATGGATCAGAAGATTAG
- the xerD gene encoding site-specific tyrosine recombinase XerD, whose protein sequence is MLPDVMEDYLNYVQVDRGLSKNTITAYRQDLTNFCFFLKKNQKTWRQVDHQVVLAFLNQLRLEKRANTTVARMVTSLRKCFAYLKNEGLIEYDPMVNIKPPKKAEHLPAVLSVEEVDLLLETPDVLTPLGLRTRALLEVLYATGLRVSELINLKLEDLHLDLGLIQTLGKGDKERIVPIGEVAVDWINQYLQSARPTLVKDQRTVTLFVNDHGRPLSRQGVWQLIKKLVNRAGIKKDVSPHTLRHSFATHILENGADLRIVQELLGHADISTTQIYTHISKKRLSQVYDQFHPRA, encoded by the coding sequence ATGTTACCGGACGTGATGGAAGACTATTTGAATTACGTTCAAGTCGATCGTGGGCTTTCAAAAAACACGATTACCGCTTATCGTCAGGATTTAACCAATTTTTGTTTTTTTTTAAAGAAAAATCAGAAAACTTGGCGCCAGGTTGATCACCAAGTCGTCCTGGCGTTTTTAAATCAGTTGCGGTTGGAAAAGCGGGCGAATACCACGGTGGCGCGAATGGTTACTTCGCTGCGTAAATGCTTTGCTTACTTGAAAAATGAGGGCTTGATTGAGTATGACCCAATGGTAAATATTAAGCCCCCCAAGAAAGCAGAACACTTGCCAGCCGTTTTGTCGGTAGAAGAGGTTGATTTGTTGTTAGAGACACCGGATGTTTTAACCCCTTTGGGTTTGAGAACACGAGCATTGCTTGAAGTTTTGTATGCTACGGGTTTGCGTGTTTCGGAATTGATTAATCTCAAACTGGAAGACCTCCACTTGGACTTAGGGTTGATTCAAACTCTTGGGAAAGGTGATAAGGAACGGATTGTACCGATTGGCGAAGTTGCGGTTGACTGGATTAACCAGTATTTACAAAGTGCTCGTCCGACCTTAGTTAAAGACCAGCGGACAGTGACACTCTTTGTTAATGACCATGGTCGGCCCTTATCTCGACAGGGTGTTTGGCAGTTAATTAAAAAATTAGTGAATCGGGCTGGGATTAAAAAGGATGTTTCGCCGCATACGTTGCGCCATTCTTTTGCTACCCACATTCTGGAGAATGGCGCTGACCTACGAATTGTCCAAGAGCTGTTGGGGCACGCCGATATTTCAACCACGCAAATCTATACCCATATTTCAAAAAAGCGGTTGAGTCAGGTTTATGACCAATTTCATCCGCGTGCCTGA
- a CDS encoding S1 RNA-binding domain-containing protein gives MDTTLGQVIKASVTDENSQYFFAQVDGVTYEIDKSELEKPLKVGGFVTGFAYQNEGHRLQITKTIPTVQKDQYAWGTVVNARHDLGVFVNIGLPNKDLVVSLDDLPTIKDLWPKTGDRLLLAIKEDNKGRLWGGLAQQDIIQSVSRQAKLGAGIKKGDQVKATVYRNKLVGTLVLTDDYQLGFIHRSQWEQEPRLGEVVTARVLGVNDRGIVNLSLKPLAYKLMDEDASFLLIQLQRKADHFLPFNDKSDPTALKAQFGFSKSQFKRALGRLYKERLISQVDGGIQLTEAGQKD, from the coding sequence ATGGATACAACTTTAGGACAAGTCATTAAGGCATCAGTGACCGATGAAAACAGTCAATACTTTTTTGCTCAAGTCGATGGGGTAACCTATGAAATTGATAAGAGTGAGCTGGAAAAGCCTTTGAAGGTTGGCGGTTTTGTAACCGGCTTTGCCTACCAAAATGAAGGCCACCGTCTTCAGATTACCAAGACAATCCCTACTGTTCAAAAGGACCAGTACGCATGGGGAACAGTTGTTAATGCCCGCCATGATTTAGGGGTTTTCGTGAACATTGGTTTGCCCAACAAAGATTTGGTAGTCTCTTTAGATGATTTGCCAACAATTAAAGATCTTTGGCCTAAGACAGGCGACCGACTTTTATTGGCCATTAAGGAAGATAACAAGGGCCGGTTGTGGGGGGGATTAGCCCAACAAGATATTATTCAATCGGTTTCCCGCCAAGCAAAACTTGGTGCTGGCATTAAAAAGGGTGACCAGGTGAAAGCCACGGTTTACCGCAACAAATTGGTTGGTACTTTAGTATTGACTGATGATTACCAACTTGGTTTCATTCATCGCTCACAGTGGGAACAAGAACCACGCCTGGGTGAGGTTGTGACAGCCCGCGTCTTGGGTGTTAATGATCGAGGAATTGTCAACTTATCGTTGAAGCCGCTGGCTTATAAGTTGATGGATGAGGATGCTTCATTCTTGCTAATCCAGCTGCAACGCAAGGCCGATCACTTCTTGCCATTTAACGATAAGTCCGATCCAACGGCACTCAAAGCTCAATTTGGTTTTTCAAAATCACAGTTCAAACGAGCTTTGGGTCGCTTGTACAAGGAACGGCTGATTAGCCAGGTTGACGGCGGCATTCAGTTGACTGAGGCCGGCCAGAAGGATTAG
- a CDS encoding GatB/YqeY domain-containing protein, translating into MSLLEQVQADMKEAMKAKDKQTLAVVRQIKSAVMNEQINLGHDLTEEEGLAVLAREVKQRKDSIAEFKAGNRADLAEATQGELAVLAKYLPAQLSEDEIKQIVQETIQKTGATGPADMGKVMGIVSSQTKGRADGKFVADQVKTALAK; encoded by the coding sequence ATGAGCTTATTAGAACAGGTTCAAGCGGATATGAAAGAAGCAATGAAGGCTAAGGACAAGCAAACCCTTGCCGTTGTTCGCCAAATCAAGTCAGCCGTGATGAACGAACAGATTAATTTGGGTCATGACTTGACAGAAGAAGAAGGATTGGCCGTCTTAGCACGTGAAGTGAAGCAAAGAAAAGACTCAATTGCCGAATTTAAGGCTGGTAACCGTGCTGACTTAGCTGAGGCTACCCAAGGTGAATTGGCTGTTTTGGCCAAATATTTGCCAGCACAATTGTCAGAAGACGAAATTAAGCAAATTGTTCAAGAAACCATCCAAAAGACGGGGGCGACTGGTCCAGCCGATATGGGTAAGGTCATGGGAATTGTTTCAAGTCAAACTAAGGGTCGAGCAGACGGCAAGTTTGTTGCTGACCAGGTAAAGACTGCTTTGGCAAAGTAA
- the rpsU gene encoding 30S ribosomal protein S21: protein MAKVIVRKNESLDDALRRFKRGVSKDGTLQEYRKREFYVKPSVERKLKSEAARKRNKKKKNR, encoded by the coding sequence ATGGCAAAGGTTATTGTACGTAAGAACGAATCTTTGGATGACGCATTGCGCCGCTTCAAGCGTGGTGTTTCAAAGGACGGTACTCTCCAAGAATACCGCAAGCGCGAATTCTATGTAAAGCCTTCAGTTGAACGTAAGTTGAAGTCTGAAGCTGCACGTAAGCGCAACAAGAAGAAGAAGAACCGTTAA
- a CDS encoding MFS transporter has translation MVDFLTRLLFGVGIGLVNSLAITLVDFVYEGADQPQMLGNRSAFETIGLSLVNLSVGALLAISWRASFLAYALLFIVDWGFIRMVPEYRSQPQSAKGDSVQFSQRKHLKYLLVITGSTLYCGLLMIGVSIVNVYTPYFVLAHHLGGSMTDSLIITVYTLTSMVIGFLFGLFFTFYVVIFFWANFSLWLWVLSFFNAAHSLPTLTLSVIVVGLAYSMAGTYLFDTIANRVSSEMMGLANSILLVGCNASTALAPAIVSALNGIGSKSVLDGGIRLYGESSFILLRVIALLMWWQRKRGLGAGS, from the coding sequence TTGGTTGATTTTTTAACTCGGTTGCTGTTTGGAGTTGGGATTGGCCTGGTTAATTCGTTGGCAATTACACTGGTAGATTTTGTTTATGAAGGTGCTGACCAGCCTCAGATGTTGGGCAATCGGTCTGCCTTTGAAACGATTGGCCTCTCTTTGGTCAATTTGAGCGTGGGTGCTTTACTAGCCATTTCCTGGCGGGCTTCTTTTTTGGCTTATGCCTTGCTATTCATTGTCGATTGGGGCTTTATTCGAATGGTGCCTGAGTATCGATCACAGCCGCAGTCAGCTAAAGGTGATTCTGTCCAGTTTAGTCAGCGAAAACATTTGAAATACCTGCTGGTAATTACTGGTTCTACTCTCTATTGTGGTTTATTAATGATTGGGGTCTCGATTGTTAATGTTTATACACCCTACTTTGTTTTGGCTCACCACCTAGGTGGCAGCATGACGGATTCACTAATCATTACGGTTTATACACTGACGTCGATGGTGATTGGCTTTCTTTTTGGTCTTTTTTTCACTTTTTACGTCGTTATATTTTTTTGGGCGAACTTTTCTTTATGGCTGTGGGTGCTATCTTTTTTTAATGCCGCCCATAGCTTACCAACATTAACCTTGTCCGTGATTGTGGTTGGATTGGCGTATTCAATGGCAGGGACATATCTATTTGATACCATTGCTAATCGAGTTTCATCAGAGATGATGGGTTTGGCCAATTCAATCTTACTGGTTGGTTGTAATGCCAGCACTGCTTTGGCGCCAGCCATCGTGTCTGCCTTGAATGGCATTGGGTCAAAATCAGTTCTAGATGGGGGTATTCGTCTGTATGGCGAGTCGAGTTTTATTTTGCTGCGTGTAATTGCTTTGTTGATGTGGTGGCAACGAAAGAGGGGCTTAGGTGCTGGCAGCTAA
- a CDS encoding YczE/YyaS/YitT family protein: MENNHIRTRLMFFLLGLVLVAFGNALSIISTAGNGLWTAAALGLAQWSGAGISLILTTIGLIVIGINLLLSEHCSWLTAGGELLFVLLFSQLIYFFVKMLSKNLMVPTNLWLRILLAIVGIIVVCLGTSFYQRANLWMYPTDSFTTLLTRRFFHHHFTWAQLVAFVPPVILIGATAFHLHTVVGVQAGTLFSLACNGPLISYFNKRVFPFFRLNAPL, from the coding sequence TTGGAAAATAATCATATTCGAACGCGGTTAATGTTCTTTTTATTAGGCTTGGTACTGGTGGCCTTTGGCAACGCACTATCAATTATTTCAACTGCCGGCAATGGCTTATGGACTGCAGCGGCATTAGGGTTGGCGCAGTGGAGCGGGGCGGGGATTTCGCTGATCTTGACGACAATTGGTTTAATCGTGATTGGCATTAACCTGCTTTTATCAGAACATTGCTCTTGGCTGACGGCTGGTGGTGAGCTGCTGTTTGTTTTGCTTTTTAGCCAGTTAATCTATTTTTTTGTTAAGATGTTGTCAAAAAATTTGATGGTACCAACAAATTTATGGTTACGTATTCTTTTGGCCATTGTGGGTATTATCGTTGTTTGCTTGGGAACTTCTTTTTATCAACGGGCGAATTTATGGATGTACCCGACTGATTCATTCACGACGTTACTGACAAGGCGTTTTTTTCATCATCATTTTACCTGGGCGCAGCTGGTGGCCTTTGTGCCACCGGTGATTTTAATTGGGGCAACGGCATTTCATTTGCACACTGTTGTTGGTGTGCAAGCTGGAACACTCTTTTCTCTGGCTTGTAATGGACCACTAATTTCTTATTTTAACAAACGGGTTTTTCCTTTTTTTCGGTTAAATGCGCCATTATAA
- a CDS encoding MarR family winged helix-turn-helix transcriptional regulator gives MGSIARRATKEMNQAASQYQLENNLFLYLIRIVEHEGLTQSDLAELIQVDKTTLSRSLKKLDNQGYIDKVTAVQNKNYKQLYPTQKARDCYEVLAQLERQYIKKRLATLSASELTNLNKILNKILHS, from the coding sequence ATGGGGTCGATTGCGCGACGGGCAACCAAAGAGATGAACCAGGCCGCTAGTCAGTATCAATTAGAAAATAATCTGTTTTTATATTTGATTCGCATTGTGGAACATGAAGGCCTGACTCAGTCTGATTTGGCAGAATTAATCCAGGTTGATAAAACGACGCTTAGTCGGTCCTTGAAAAAATTGGATAACCAGGGCTATATCGATAAGGTTACGGCTGTTCAAAATAAAAATTATAAGCAACTTTATCCAACGCAAAAGGCACGTGACTGTTACGAGGTCCTAGCCCAACTAGAGCGACAATATATCAAGAAGCGGTTGGCAACTTTGTCTGCATCTGAATTAACAAATTTGAACAAAATACTCAACAAAATTTTGCACAGTTAA
- a CDS encoding GNAT family N-acetyltransferase, whose product MWQKKTIDNLTANEFYQILKLRIDTFVVEQNRIYHELDDNDTKAIHIFYQEDEKSPVLAYARVFQNGKDITFGRVVTRPEARGTGLGNQLMTQILAICQENWPTQAIEIESQKQVVGFYEKFGFTSIGQPFTFEGTPHVTMRHEVK is encoded by the coding sequence ATGTGGCAAAAAAAGACAATAGACAACCTCACTGCCAATGAATTCTATCAGATACTCAAACTGCGTATCGATACCTTCGTTGTCGAGCAAAACCGCATCTACCATGAACTAGACGATAACGATACAAAAGCCATTCATATTTTTTACCAAGAAGACGAAAAAAGTCCCGTCCTCGCCTATGCCCGTGTTTTTCAAAATGGCAAAGACATTACCTTTGGCCGTGTCGTTACGAGGCCAGAGGCCCGTGGTACTGGCCTTGGTAACCAGTTAATGACTCAAATTTTGGCTATTTGCCAGGAAAATTGGCCGACGCAAGCCATTGAAATTGAATCACAAAAACAGGTTGTTGGTTTTTATGAGAAATTTGGCTTTACGTCGATCGGCCAACCCTTTACTTTTGAGGGGACGCCTCACGTCACGATGCGTCATGAAGTAAAGTAA
- a CDS encoding YitT family protein, with the protein MIRKIGKNLDHYYLHQVVGALFYAIMLSLALNYFWLPGHVYSSGFTGLAQLVDTLTGGKINVAWAIALVNMPLLLLAWFTLSKRFAVFTAMAVLLSAAFVPLFATKTVLTPDPLINAIFGGGINGMAVGTALRCGVGTGGLDIIGMELKHQFRMKVGSVNLAFNALIMVGAGLTYGWQYALYSIIGVVVSSHFIDLFYTHQQQIQEMIVTNKPEEMTDTIQNKMRRGVTIIDSAHGGYTGRDRSILLTVVTQHELPELRYAIKEVDPNAFYSESKVEHTGGRFYEPEP; encoded by the coding sequence ATGATACGGAAAATAGGAAAAAATCTCGATCACTACTACCTCCATCAAGTTGTTGGAGCACTCTTTTATGCAATTATGCTGTCGCTGGCGCTGAACTATTTTTGGCTGCCTGGACATGTCTATTCGTCTGGCTTTACCGGGTTAGCCCAATTAGTTGACACGTTAACCGGCGGAAAAATTAATGTTGCCTGGGCGATTGCCTTGGTGAACATGCCACTTTTGCTATTGGCTTGGTTTACCTTGTCGAAACGCTTCGCCGTCTTTACGGCGATGGCTGTGTTACTCTCGGCAGCTTTTGTGCCATTGTTTGCGACAAAAACAGTGTTGACGCCTGATCCTTTGATTAATGCCATCTTTGGTGGTGGTATCAATGGAATGGCCGTTGGAACCGCCTTGCGGTGTGGTGTTGGTACCGGTGGGCTGGATATCATTGGAATGGAATTGAAACATCAATTCCGAATGAAGGTTGGCTCAGTTAACCTAGCCTTCAATGCCTTGATTATGGTTGGTGCTGGCTTGACCTATGGTTGGCAATACGCCCTTTATTCCATTATCGGTGTGGTTGTTTCGTCCCACTTTATCGATCTTTTCTATACTCACCAGCAACAAATTCAAGAAATGATTGTGACGAATAAGCCGGAAGAAATGACGGACACAATTCAAAACAAGATGCGTCGTGGGGTAACAATCATTGATTCAGCTCACGGCGGTTATACCGGCCGTGACCGATCAATTCTGCTAACAGTGGTAACGCAACATGAATTACCGGAATTGCGGTACGCCATCAAGGAAGTTGATCCAAATGCCTTTTACTCAGAGTCAAAGGTTGAGCATACGGGTGGTCGCTTCTACGAACCGGAACCTTAA
- the aspS gene encoding aspartate--tRNA ligase has product MKRTTYAGLVDEQYIGQTVMLAGWVQKRRNFGDLVFIDLRDREGIVQLTFSAANQAALDVAQGVRNEYVLAIEGEVVARAECQENKKIKSGGIEVKVTKAEILAEAKTPVFDIEDGVNAGEELKLQYRYLDLRRPEMQKNLRVRSKIMASATHFMDHNDFINIETPYLAKSTPEGARDYLVPSRIYPGSFYALPQSPQLFKQLLMGAGFDRYFQIARCFRDEDLRGDRQPEFTQLDMETSFMSAAEIQELVGRWVQQIMKDVVNFDLKVEDITRLTWQESMDRFGTDKPDLRIAYEIKELSETVKDSDFGVFANAVKGGGVVKAIAVPGGADHYSRKDLDKLGQYIERFGAKGLAWMKVTDDGLNGPIAKFFADEAGEAIVGASGAKSGDLLLFGAGRTDVVAASLDYLRRQTAADLALVDQENPWRFAWIVDWPLFEYSEDFDRWIAAHHPFTMPNEEDLHYLDEGEDPHRAHAQSYDLVLNGYELGSGSIRIHRTDIQEKMLKALGFTKESANKAFGFLLEGMEYGFPPMGGIALGLDRLAMLLAGQDNIREVIAFPKNSKATEPMTKAPTPVAGAQLLELGLEVPTAAENK; this is encoded by the coding sequence ATGAAACGAACGACTTATGCTGGTTTAGTTGATGAGCAATATATTGGCCAAACGGTGATGTTGGCCGGTTGGGTACAAAAGCGTCGTAACTTTGGTGACCTAGTCTTTATTGACTTACGTGACCGTGAGGGGATTGTTCAGTTAACTTTTTCTGCTGCTAACCAGGCAGCCCTTGATGTCGCTCAAGGTGTCCGGAACGAATATGTTTTGGCTATTGAGGGTGAAGTTGTTGCCCGTGCGGAATGTCAGGAAAATAAGAAGATTAAGTCTGGTGGCATTGAAGTTAAGGTAACCAAGGCCGAAATTTTGGCAGAAGCCAAGACGCCGGTCTTTGATATTGAGGATGGCGTGAACGCTGGAGAAGAGTTGAAACTCCAGTACCGCTACTTGGACTTACGCCGTCCAGAAATGCAAAAAAACTTGCGTGTTCGGTCAAAAATCATGGCTTCTGCCACCCATTTTATGGACCACAACGACTTTATTAATATTGAAACGCCATATTTGGCTAAGTCAACGCCCGAAGGTGCTCGTGATTACTTGGTTCCTTCGCGGATTTATCCTGGTTCATTCTATGCCTTACCACAGTCACCTCAGCTATTTAAGCAACTTTTGATGGGGGCCGGCTTCGATCGCTATTTCCAAATTGCCCGTTGTTTCCGAGACGAAGACTTACGTGGCGATCGACAACCTGAATTTACGCAGTTGGATATGGAAACTTCCTTTATGTCAGCTGCCGAAATTCAAGAACTGGTTGGTCGTTGGGTTCAGCAAATCATGAAGGACGTGGTAAACTTCGATTTAAAGGTTGAGGACATTACGCGTTTGACATGGCAGGAATCAATGGATCGTTTTGGTACTGACAAGCCGGACTTACGAATTGCCTATGAAATAAAAGAATTGTCAGAAACGGTCAAGGATTCTGATTTTGGTGTCTTTGCGAATGCTGTCAAGGGCGGTGGTGTCGTCAAAGCCATTGCTGTTCCTGGTGGGGCAGATCACTATTCTCGTAAGGACCTCGATAAGTTGGGCCAGTATATTGAACGTTTCGGTGCAAAGGGCTTGGCCTGGATGAAGGTGACTGATGATGGCTTGAATGGCCCAATTGCTAAGTTCTTTGCAGATGAAGCTGGTGAAGCCATTGTGGGGGCTAGTGGTGCCAAATCAGGAGACCTTTTGCTCTTCGGTGCTGGTCGTACTGATGTTGTGGCTGCGTCATTGGATTACTTGCGTCGCCAAACAGCAGCTGATTTGGCCTTGGTTGACCAAGAAAATCCTTGGCGTTTTGCCTGGATTGTGGACTGGCCTTTGTTTGAATATTCAGAAGACTTTGACCGTTGGATTGCTGCTCACCATCCATTTACGATGCCAAACGAAGAAGACTTGCATTACTTAGACGAAGGCGAAGACCCACACAGGGCCCACGCTCAGTCCTATGACTTGGTCTTGAACGGTTACGAATTGGGTTCTGGCTCAATTCGTATTCACCGAACGGATATTCAAGAAAAGATGCTCAAGGCGCTTGGTTTTACCAAGGAATCGGCCAATAAAGCCTTTGGTTTCTTGCTTGAAGGAATGGAATACGGGTTCCCACCAATGGGCGGGATTGCACTTGGTTTGGACCGCTTGGCAATGCTCTTGGCTGGCCAAGATAACATCCGTGAAGTAATTGCCTTCCCGAAGAACTCAAAGGCAACGGAGCCAATGACAAAAGCACCAACACCAGTTGCTGGTGCGCAATTGCTTGAACTCGGTTTGGAAGTACCGACTGCTGCTGAAAATAAGTAA
- the hisS gene encoding histidine--tRNA ligase: protein MGKANFQRPKGTADLFEENVREWQRIEQQARKIFARYGYGEIRTPMFEAFDVYARSAGDTSDVVTKEMYDFNDKGDRHMALRPEGTAGVVRAYVENKLFGPEHESPYKIFYMGPMFRYERPQAGRFRQFHQIGVEAFGSKDPSLDAEVITMVVKFLASLGLKELKVALNTLGDQGSRQAYREALVAYLQPHVAELSKDSQTRLEKNPLRILDSKDENDQKIVAAAPTIFDYLSEESQAHFAAVKGYLDDLDIDYEIDQTMVRGLDYYNDTIFEVMTTDPNLKGAATIAGGGRYSGLVEEFGGPETPGIGFGLGVERLISLLQAQGQAEMKSAALDFYLVHIGEDTQAKTLELATSLRDLGYSADLDFTSRSVKAQFKTANRRDARFVITLGEEEVKTNQVQIKDMATGHEADLDLAKVQDDLAGIMKALGAEEE from the coding sequence ATGGGAAAAGCTAATTTTCAACGTCCTAAAGGGACCGCAGATTTATTTGAAGAAAATGTGCGCGAATGGCAGCGAATTGAGCAACAAGCGCGGAAGATTTTCGCCCGGTATGGTTACGGGGAAATCAGAACACCGATGTTTGAAGCCTTTGACGTTTACGCTCGTTCGGCCGGGGACACTTCAGATGTTGTGACCAAGGAAATGTATGACTTTAACGACAAAGGTGACCGACACATGGCCTTACGCCCTGAAGGAACGGCCGGTGTGGTTCGTGCTTATGTTGAAAATAAGCTTTTTGGACCAGAACACGAAAGCCCATACAAAATTTTTTACATGGGTCCAATGTTCCGTTATGAACGTCCACAAGCTGGTCGCTTCCGTCAATTCCACCAAATCGGAGTTGAGGCGTTTGGGTCAAAGGATCCGAGCTTAGATGCTGAAGTGATTACGATGGTGGTTAAGTTTTTGGCTTCGTTAGGGTTGAAGGAATTGAAGGTCGCCTTGAATACTTTGGGCGATCAGGGTTCTCGCCAGGCTTACCGGGAGGCATTAGTCGCTTATTTGCAACCCCACGTTGCTGAGCTATCAAAGGATTCACAGACTCGATTGGAAAAGAACCCCTTGCGAATTTTAGATTCTAAAGATGAAAATGATCAAAAGATTGTGGCGGCTGCGCCTACAATTTTTGATTACCTCTCAGAAGAATCACAAGCCCATTTTGCGGCGGTTAAGGGCTACTTGGATGATTTGGACATTGATTATGAAATTGACCAAACCATGGTTCGCGGCCTGGATTATTATAATGACACGATTTTTGAGGTCATGACGACAGATCCAAACCTAAAGGGGGCTGCTACCATTGCTGGTGGTGGGCGCTACTCTGGTTTGGTTGAAGAATTTGGTGGGCCAGAAACACCAGGGATTGGTTTTGGATTAGGTGTCGAAAGATTGATCTCACTCTTGCAGGCTCAGGGACAGGCAGAGATGAAATCGGCTGCCCTTGATTTCTACCTTGTCCACATTGGCGAGGATACGCAAGCAAAGACCCTTGAATTAGCAACATCCTTACGTGATTTGGGCTACTCTGCTGATTTGGATTTTACCAGCCGGTCAGTGAAGGCACAGTTTAAGACTGCCAACCGTCGCGATGCTCGCTTTGTGATTACCTTGGGTGAAGAAGAAGTGAAAACAAATCAGGTTCAGATTAAGGATATGGCTACCGGGCATGAAGCTGATTTGGACTTGGCGAAGGTTCAAGACGACTTGGCAGGGATTATGAAGGCATTGGGAGCAGAGGAGGAATAA